In Dasypus novemcinctus isolate mDasNov1 chromosome 10, mDasNov1.1.hap2, whole genome shotgun sequence, one DNA window encodes the following:
- the ZFTA gene encoding zinc finger translocation-associated protein yields the protein MEPGGDHRSRSGGGRGGPGPAAASARGRRLPPAGSGGGAEPEDDDGGQDLQLEGGALGSWGSAPLPCSRARGTASAGRKYSDHCEARASRPGKSRIPGRDHRRYYHDHWRLEYLMDFNPARHGMVCMVCGSSLATLKLSTIKRHIRQKHPYSLHWSPREKEVISNSWDAHLGLGACGEAEGLGAQGAEEEEEEEEEEEEEGASLPACPPRGPGKAPAGGGSRRPRRGGQVAPRARRRRLSASRRAGGSRGLGARRLERRLKESLQNWFRAECLMDYDPRGNRLVCMACGRALPSLHLDDIRAHVLEVHPSSLGLSGPQRSALLQAWGGQPEALPEPARPPPEDDLVPQDLTRKSRDSAPTAGAPSSQNLSPPGVKEEAGWVPERPGPAEEEQEEGKGERAGVPGRPPRGRDHRRHYQERWRLEYLMEFDGGRRGLVCMVCGGALASLKMSTIKRHIRRRHPGSTRLSGPVKALIAQEWTEKAAHLLALGLPCPESPRGPAAPSPAAASEQGGGEEEAQPEEAWWGDIPLSPGEPSERPAEEEEEDEDGPEPRGLAFPPLPPPPPPPPPPPRSREQRRNYQPRWRGEYLMDYDGSRRGLVCMVCGGALATLKVSTIKRHILQVHPFSMDFTPEERQTILEAYEEAALRCYGHEGFGPPAPAPRDGGADLKAGAVCRA from the exons ATGGAGCCCGGCGGGGACCACCGCAGCCGGAGCGGCGGCGGCAGGGGCGGCCCCGGGCCCGCAGCAGCCTCGGCACGGGGCCGACGGCTGCCGCCCGCGGGATCCGGCGGCGGCGCGGAGCCCGAGGACGACGACGGCG GGCAAGATCTGCAGCTGGAAGGGGGTGCCTTAGGGTCCTGGGGGAGtgcccccctgccctgctccaGGGCCAGGGGAACTGCATCCGCAGGCAGGAAATACTCAGACCACTGTGAGGCCCGGGCCTCCCGGCCTGGGAAGAGCCGCATCCCCGGCCGAGACCACCGGCGCTACTACCACGACCACTGGCGGCTGGAGTACCTGATGGACTTCAACCCCGCGCGGCACGGCATGGTGTGCATGGTGTGCGGCAGCTCCCTGGCCACGCTCAAGCTCAGCACCATCAAGCGGCACATCCGCCAAAAGCACCCCTACTCCCTGCACTGGAGTCCCCGGGAGAAGGAAGTCATCAGCAACAGCTGGGATGCCCACCTGGGCCTGGGGGCCTGTGGAGAGGCCGAGGGCCTGGGGGCCCAGGGggctgaggaagaggaggaggaggaagaggaggaggaggaggagggggccagCCTCCCAGCTTGCCCACCCAGGGGCCCAG GCAAAGCCCCAGCTGGTGGGGGCAGCCGTCGCCCGCGGCGAGGGGGCCAGGTGGCACCCCGGGCTCGGCGTCGGCGCCTCTCGGCTTCCCGGAGGGCCGGGGGCagcagggggctgggggcccgGCGCCTGGAGCGGAGGCTGAAGGAGTCCCTGCAGAACTGGTTCCGGGCCGAGTGTCTCATGGACTACGACCCGCGGGGGAACCGGCTGGTGTGCATGGCCTGTGGCCGGGCACTGCCCAGCCTGCACCTGGACGACATCCGGGCCCACGTGCTAGAGGTgcaccccagctccctggggcTCAGCGGCCCCCAGCGCAGCGCCCTGCTGCAGGCCTGGGGCGGCCAGCCCGAGGCACTGCCTGAGCCCGCCCGGCCCCCACCAG AAGACGACCTCGTCCCCCAGGACCTGACCAGAAAGAGCCGGGACTCAGCCCCCACTGCTGGAgccccctcctctcagaacctcagcCCCCCAGGCGTAAAGGAAGAGGCTGGCTGGGTCCCTGAGAGGCCCGGGCCggcagaggaggagcaggaggagggcaAGGGCGAGAGGGCGGGGGTCCCGGGCCGGCCGCCGCGGGGTCGCGACCACCGCCGCCACTACCAGGAGCGCTGGCGGCTGGAGTACCTCATGGAGTTCGACGGCGGCCGGCGCGGCCTGGTGTGCATGGTGTGCGGGGGCGCGCTGGCCTCGCTCAAGATGAGCACCATCAAGCGGCACATCCGCCGGCGCCACCCGGGCTCCACGCGTCTCAGCGGGCCCGTCAAGGCCCTCATCGCCCAGGAGTGGACCGAGAAGGCCGCGCACCTGCTGGCCCTGGGACTGCCCTGCCCCGAGTCCCCCCGGGGCCCCGCCGCCCCCAGCCCAGCCGCAGCCTCggagcaggggggaggggaggaggaggcgcAGCCAGAGGAGGCGTGGTGGG GTGACATCCCGCTCTCGCCCGGGGAGCCGTCGGAGCGGCCggccgaggaggaggaggaagatgaggACGGTCCCGAGCCCAGGGGGCTCGCCTTCCCGcccctgccgccgccgccgccgccgcccccgccgccgccccgcaGCCGAGAGCAGCGGCGGAACTACCAGCCGCGCTGGCGGGGCGAGTACTTGATGGACTACGACGGCAGCCGGCGCGGCCTGGTGTGCATGGTGTGCGGGGGCGCGCTGGCCACGCTCAAGGTGAGCACCATCAAGCGGCACATCCTGCAGGTGCACCCCTTCTCCATGGACTTCACGCCCGAGGAGCGCCAGACCATCCTGGAGGCCTACGAGGAGGCGGCCCTGC